The Oxyura jamaicensis isolate SHBP4307 breed ruddy duck chromosome 8, BPBGC_Ojam_1.0, whole genome shotgun sequence genome has a segment encoding these proteins:
- the LEPROT gene encoding leptin receptor gene-related protein, translated as MAGIKALVGLSFSGAIGLTFLMLGCALEYYGVYWPMFVLIFYFICPIPHFIAKRVSDDSDAASSACRELAYFFTTGIVVSAFGFPIILARVEAIKWGACGLVLAGNAVIFLTILGFFLVFGRGDDFSWEQW; from the exons ATGGCGGGCATCAAAG CTCTCGTGGGGCTGTCGTTCAGCGGAGCCATCGGGCTGACCTTCCTCATGCTGGGCTGCGCCCTGGAGTACTACGG cgtGTACTGGCCTATGTTTGTCTTAATTTTTTACTTCATCTGCCCCATTCCCCACTTCATCGCGAAAAGAGTGAGTGACGACAGCGACGCggccagcagtgcctgcagggagctggcGTATTTCTTCACCACTGGAATTGTCGTCTCCGCCTTCGGGTTTCCCATAATCCTGGCACGGGTCGAAGCG aTCAAATGGGGAGCCTGTGGCCTGGTGCTGGCTGGCAATGCAGTCATTTTCCTCACTATCTTAGgcttttttcttgtgtttggtAGAGGAGATGACTTCAGCTGGGAGCAGTGGTAG